From Calothrix sp. PCC 6303, a single genomic window includes:
- a CDS encoding histidine kinase has protein sequence MQASQDQAIHSEAPLQLLLFVDDRLKSRQQVQRILSYLKKMQTEYQFELQVIDVGQQPYLAEHFKLIATPSLIKIHPEPRQTIAGSNIISQLKIWWPRWQAAAETYLQLQNDLELETLPENSNHNSVVQDSQVSIRSVAASAELIRLSDEVFRLKQEKDKLNEQLQFKDRIIAMLAHDLRNPLTAAAIAIETLQNNFNLDKGEFERLTPGLAMHLFKQARSQTKIMGRMIVDLLQVGRGTDRELPIQPEKISLNRLCFEALDELSDRLSAKSLQIDTDIPKDLPRVYADPERIRQVIINLLDNAIKYTPESGKIGISGLHRTTQKVQLSISDSGLGIPEANRDRIFENHYRLERDESKDGYGIGLCLCQRIIRAHYGQIWVEESPSGGAWFHFTLPVYPK, from the coding sequence ATGCAAGCTTCCCAGGATCAGGCAATTCATTCTGAGGCTCCACTACAGTTGTTGCTATTTGTCGATGACCGTTTAAAATCACGACAACAAGTACAGCGTATTCTCTCGTATTTAAAAAAAATGCAGACAGAGTACCAATTTGAGCTTCAAGTAATTGACGTGGGACAGCAACCATATTTAGCAGAACACTTCAAATTGATAGCAACACCATCGCTAATTAAAATCCATCCTGAACCGAGACAAACTATTGCAGGTAGCAATATTATCAGCCAATTAAAAATTTGGTGGCCCCGATGGCAGGCAGCAGCAGAAACTTATCTCCAACTTCAAAATGATTTAGAATTAGAAACCCTCCCCGAAAACTCCAATCATAACTCTGTTGTTCAAGATTCCCAAGTATCAATTCGCTCAGTTGCAGCATCCGCAGAACTAATTAGACTATCAGATGAGGTTTTTCGACTCAAGCAGGAGAAAGATAAGTTAAACGAGCAGTTGCAATTTAAGGATCGGATCATTGCTATGTTGGCGCATGATCTTCGTAACCCACTGACGGCAGCAGCTATAGCCATTGAAACCCTGCAAAATAACTTTAATTTGGATAAGGGTGAATTTGAACGTTTAACACCCGGTTTAGCGATGCATTTATTTAAACAGGCACGCTCTCAAACTAAAATCATGGGGCGGATGATAGTTGATTTGTTACAAGTAGGAAGAGGGACAGATCGGGAATTACCTATTCAGCCCGAAAAAATTAGTTTGAATCGGTTATGTTTTGAAGCCTTAGATGAATTAAGCGATCGCTTGAGTGCCAAATCCCTACAAATTGACACGGATATTCCCAAGGACTTACCGAGGGTATACGCTGATCCAGAACGCATCCGCCAGGTGATCATCAACCTTTTAGATAATGCCATCAAATATACCCCTGAAAGTGGAAAAATCGGCATTTCTGGACTACATCGCACCACCCAAAAAGTTCAATTGAGCATCAGTGATTCCGGATTAGGCATCCCCGAAGCAAACCGCGATCGCATTTTTGAAAATCACTACCGTCTTGAACGCGATGAAAGTAAAGATGGATACGGCATAGGTCTGTGTTTGTGCCAGCGCATTATCCGCGCCCACTATGGTCAAATATGGGTAGAAGAATCTCCCAGTGGTGGAGCTTGGTTTCATTTTACACTGCCTGTCTATCCTAAATGA
- the murA gene encoding UDP-N-acetylglucosamine 1-carboxyvinyltransferase, which produces MEGRLINSSSSLPDTKSAPEADSSVLQIWGGQPLRGHVKISGAKNSALVIMAAALLCPEDCRIRNVPLLADVERMGQVLTTLGVRVERQDDALVINAKDFSTSKAPYELVTQLRASFFAIGAILARLGIAQMPLPGGCAIGARPVDLHVRGLQAMGAEVQIEHGICNAHLHGNNRRLQGAKIYLDSPSVGATETLMMAATLADGETVLENAAREPEVVDLANFCISMGAKIQGAGTSTITIQGVEKLHSTDYSIIPDRIEAGTFLMAGAITGSEILLSPVVPEHLFPVIAKLREVGIPIFQEAADCLRVAPASVIKATNIETLPHPGFPTDVQAPFMSLLAIAEGDSLINETVFENRLRHASELNRLGADIRIKGNVAFVRGVPMLSGAPVRGTDLRAAAALVVAGLAASGKTTIKGLSFLDRGYDRLDLKLQQLGAKIQRLSEAEAGADFAPLSEN; this is translated from the coding sequence TTGGAGGGTAGGCTTATTAATTCTTCGAGCAGCTTACCAGATACTAAATCTGCACCCGAAGCGGACTCCTCAGTCTTGCAAATATGGGGTGGGCAACCTTTGCGAGGTCATGTCAAAATTAGCGGTGCTAAAAACTCAGCATTGGTAATTATGGCTGCTGCCTTACTGTGTCCCGAAGATTGTCGTATTCGCAACGTGCCTTTATTGGCGGACGTTGAACGGATGGGACAAGTTTTAACTACATTAGGTGTTCGGGTTGAACGCCAAGATGATGCTTTAGTCATCAATGCCAAGGATTTTTCCACGTCAAAAGCACCCTATGAACTTGTAACCCAATTACGTGCAAGCTTCTTCGCTATCGGTGCTATTTTGGCGCGGCTGGGAATCGCCCAAATGCCATTACCTGGAGGCTGTGCTATTGGTGCAAGACCTGTAGATTTACATGTCCGTGGACTCCAAGCTATGGGTGCAGAAGTTCAAATTGAACATGGCATCTGTAATGCTCACCTTCACGGAAATAATCGCAGACTACAAGGCGCAAAAATATACTTAGATTCTCCGAGTGTTGGTGCTACCGAAACCCTAATGATGGCGGCAACTTTAGCAGATGGAGAAACAGTTCTCGAAAATGCTGCCCGCGAGCCTGAGGTAGTAGATTTAGCTAATTTTTGCATTTCTATGGGGGCAAAAATTCAGGGTGCAGGTACTAGTACAATTACAATTCAAGGAGTAGAAAAACTTCACTCCACCGATTACAGTATTATTCCCGATCGCATCGAAGCTGGAACTTTTTTGATGGCAGGTGCCATTACAGGTTCAGAAATACTCCTATCCCCCGTTGTTCCCGAACATTTGTTTCCAGTAATTGCCAAATTGCGGGAAGTTGGAATTCCCATATTCCAGGAAGCAGCAGATTGTCTACGTGTGGCACCAGCTAGCGTGATCAAAGCTACCAATATTGAAACTTTGCCCCATCCAGGTTTTCCTACCGATGTGCAAGCCCCATTTATGTCTTTGTTAGCAATTGCTGAAGGTGATAGCTTAATCAACGAAACGGTATTTGAAAATCGCTTGCGTCATGCTTCCGAACTTAATCGTTTAGGGGCAGATATTCGCATCAAGGGGAATGTTGCCTTTGTGCGAGGTGTACCAATGTTATCTGGTGCCCCAGTGCGAGGTACCGATTTACGTGCAGCAGCAGCTTTGGTAGTTGCAGGATTAGCAGCCAGTGGCAAAACTACAATTAAAGGATTAAGTTTTCTCGATCGAGGCTACGATCGACTCGATCTGAAGTTGCAACAATTGGGAGCGAAAATTCAACGTCTGAGTGAAGCCGAAGCGGGTGCTGACTTTGCGCCATTGAGTGAAAATTAG
- the leuS gene encoding leucine--tRNA ligase, with translation MDSRYNPADIEEKWQKTWAELGLDKTSSDSSKPKFYALSMFPYPSGSLHMGHVRNYTITDAIARLKRMQGYRVLHPMGWDAFGLPAENAAIDRNVPPSQWTYQNIQHMRSQLQKLGLFIDWDNELATCSPDYYRWTQWIFLQFFQAGLAYQKEAAVNWDPIDQTVIANEQVIDGRSWRSGAIVERKLLRQWFLKITAYAEELLQDLDKLPGWPEKVRKLQANWIGKSTGAYLEFPVVGMDEKIGVYTTRPDTVYGVSYVVLAPEHPLTTKVTTASQADAVAEFAKEVGNQSELERTAEDKPKRGIPTGGMAINPFTGEEIPILIADYVLYEYGTGAVMGVPAHDVRDFKFAKNYNLPIKFVIVPNDNKEAHNQDAAYTDAGILVNSQQFDDMDSIEAKKAIVKYAESQGFGKERVQFRLRDWLISRQRYWGAPIPIIHCPECGAVPVPDADLPVQLPDNIELTGRGGSPLANLESWVNVPCPSCGTPAKRETDTMDTFIDSSWYYLRFTDANNSEEIFTKEKVNSWMPVDQYVGGVEHAILHLLYSRFFTKVLRDHACAPNGERGLLQFDEPFKQLLTQGMVQGLTYMNPKKSDKDKWVPTNLVNAADPRDPQTGDPLQLVYATMSKSKGNGVAPEDIIAKYGVDTARMFILFKAPPEKDLEWDEADVEGQFRFLNRVWRLVTEYIAVDSKSNKLQESKAEKDLRRAIHIAIKEISEDVNEGYQLNTAISELMKLSNALTDADCKTSPIYSEGIRTLLLLLAPFAPHIAEELWHLLGNKESVHTQAWLNHDPEALIADEITLVVQVNGKKRADIPVPAKADKAELEKYALASEAVQRHLEGKEIKKVIVVPGKLVNFVVAG, from the coding sequence GTGGATTCCCGATATAACCCAGCGGACATTGAGGAAAAATGGCAAAAAACATGGGCAGAACTTGGCTTAGATAAGACATCTTCAGATAGTAGTAAGCCCAAGTTCTATGCTTTATCCATGTTCCCCTATCCTTCAGGGAGCCTCCATATGGGACATGTTCGTAACTATACTATTACTGATGCGATCGCACGCCTCAAAAGAATGCAGGGTTATCGGGTTTTGCATCCGATGGGTTGGGATGCTTTTGGTTTGCCTGCGGAGAATGCGGCAATCGACAGGAATGTTCCACCATCACAATGGACTTACCAGAATATTCAGCATATGCGATCGCAGTTGCAGAAGTTAGGGCTTTTTATCGATTGGGATAATGAGTTAGCTACCTGTTCCCCTGATTATTATCGCTGGACGCAGTGGATTTTCTTGCAGTTTTTCCAAGCTGGTTTAGCTTACCAAAAGGAAGCAGCAGTAAACTGGGATCCCATAGATCAAACTGTCATCGCTAATGAACAGGTAATTGATGGGCGTTCCTGGCGTAGTGGTGCTATTGTGGAACGCAAGTTGCTCAGGCAGTGGTTTTTGAAGATTACTGCATACGCTGAAGAATTATTACAAGACCTTGACAAGTTGCCAGGATGGCCAGAAAAAGTCCGCAAACTCCAAGCTAACTGGATTGGTAAATCAACAGGTGCCTATTTGGAATTCCCGGTTGTGGGGATGGATGAGAAGATAGGAGTCTACACCACCCGTCCGGATACAGTTTACGGGGTGAGTTATGTGGTTTTAGCACCGGAACACCCCCTTACAACCAAAGTCACCACAGCTAGCCAAGCAGATGCAGTTGCCGAGTTTGCCAAGGAAGTTGGCAATCAAAGCGAATTGGAACGAACGGCAGAAGATAAACCAAAGCGGGGAATTCCCACCGGAGGAATGGCAATCAACCCCTTCACCGGGGAAGAAATACCAATTTTAATCGCTGATTACGTACTTTATGAATATGGCACGGGTGCGGTGATGGGGGTTCCAGCACATGATGTGCGAGATTTCAAGTTTGCCAAAAATTACAATTTACCAATCAAATTTGTGATTGTGCCCAACGACAACAAAGAAGCGCACAATCAAGATGCGGCATATACTGATGCGGGAATTTTGGTAAATTCGCAGCAATTTGATGATATGGATTCAATTGAAGCTAAAAAAGCCATCGTTAAATATGCAGAATCTCAAGGTTTTGGGAAAGAACGGGTACAATTTCGTCTCCGTGATTGGTTGATTTCCCGTCAACGTTACTGGGGTGCGCCAATCCCCATTATCCACTGTCCGGAGTGCGGTGCTGTTCCCGTACCCGATGCTGATTTACCCGTACAGCTACCTGATAATATCGAATTAACTGGACGTGGTGGTTCACCCTTAGCAAACTTGGAAAGCTGGGTAAATGTTCCTTGCCCCAGTTGTGGAACTCCAGCGAAGCGGGAAACCGATACGATGGATACATTTATTGATTCATCGTGGTATTACCTGCGGTTTACCGATGCGAATAACTCTGAGGAAATATTTACAAAAGAAAAAGTCAACAGTTGGATGCCAGTAGATCAGTATGTTGGTGGTGTGGAACATGCGATCTTACATTTATTGTACTCCCGATTCTTCACCAAAGTTTTACGCGACCACGCATGTGCGCCTAACGGCGAACGCGGTTTACTGCAATTTGATGAACCATTCAAGCAACTTTTAACCCAGGGAATGGTACAGGGCTTAACCTATATGAATCCCAAAAAATCTGACAAGGATAAATGGGTTCCCACCAACTTGGTAAATGCTGCCGATCCCCGCGACCCCCAAACAGGTGATCCTTTACAATTAGTTTATGCCACCATGTCTAAATCTAAAGGTAACGGCGTAGCACCAGAAGACATCATCGCTAAGTATGGTGTAGATACTGCCCGGATGTTTATTTTATTTAAAGCACCCCCAGAAAAAGACTTGGAATGGGATGAGGCTGATGTTGAGGGACAATTCCGCTTTTTGAATCGGGTCTGGCGTTTGGTGACAGAATACATCGCCGTCGATAGCAAAAGCAATAAATTACAGGAATCCAAAGCCGAAAAAGACTTACGACGGGCAATACATATCGCCATCAAAGAAATTAGCGAAGATGTGAACGAAGGGTATCAATTAAATACTGCTATTTCTGAGTTGATGAAATTAAGTAATGCCCTAACTGACGCAGATTGTAAAACCTCCCCCATCTACTCCGAAGGAATTCGGACTTTGTTGTTACTCTTAGCACCCTTTGCCCCCCACATTGCTGAGGAACTATGGCATTTATTGGGAAACAAAGAATCGGTACATACCCAAGCTTGGTTAAACCATGATCCTGAAGCTTTAATTGCCGATGAAATTACCTTAGTCGTTCAAGTTAACGGTAAAAAACGCGCTGATATTCCAGTTCCAGCCAAAGCCGACAAAGCGGAATTGGAAAAATATGCCCTAGCATCGGAAGCAGTACAACGGCATTTAGAAGGCAAAGAAATTAAAAAAGTCATTGTCGTGCCAGGGAAACTGGTAAATTTTGTTGTAGCTGGTTAA
- a CDS encoding gluconeogenesis factor YvcK family protein codes for MSIGFFKQALSVLQRQSRSRTSHRVNQWFKWLSPGLAIKRWLLISVGGVLLASLGLAIWIRLTPIFWIIELVKNFLSTITDIIPYYISGPVVLLLGILLVLWGQTRTVGSITSVIRPESDEELVDVLLAHRRLYRGPKIVVIGGGTGLSTLLRGLKVYSANITAIVTVADDGGSSGRLRREFGVLPPGDIRNCLAAMADEEKLLTELFQYRFSVGDGLTGHSFGNLFLTALSEITGDLERAVAASSKVLAIRGQVLPATLSDVRLWAELDDGTRIEGESCIGEAKGRIAKIGCLPANPPALPGAIKAIQEADYIIMGPGSLYTSVIPNLLVPEIADAIALTDAPCIYVCNIMTQPGETTGYSVADHVRAIDSACGRALFDAVLVHKKSPSDRALIRYAQGNSHPVFLDREDVLKLGRRIVPANVMHEDEKNCVRHDSQKLAKVLIRWYSGAKI; via the coding sequence ATGTCAATTGGTTTTTTTAAACAAGCCCTTAGTGTTTTGCAACGACAGTCACGTAGTCGTACTTCCCATAGAGTTAATCAGTGGTTTAAGTGGTTATCTCCTGGTTTAGCCATTAAGCGTTGGCTGTTGATTAGTGTTGGAGGTGTTCTCCTAGCATCTCTAGGACTAGCTATTTGGATTCGACTCACGCCAATTTTTTGGATAATTGAACTAGTCAAAAATTTCTTAAGCACAATTACAGATATTATCCCGTACTATATCAGTGGTCCTGTAGTTTTACTGTTAGGAATACTACTAGTGCTCTGGGGACAAACCCGTACTGTCGGCTCGATTACATCAGTAATTAGACCAGAAAGTGATGAAGAACTAGTTGATGTCCTCTTAGCGCATCGACGTTTGTATCGTGGACCGAAAATAGTTGTCATTGGTGGTGGTACAGGACTTTCTACCCTCCTCCGTGGACTTAAGGTTTACAGTGCTAACATTACAGCTATTGTCACTGTTGCTGATGATGGTGGCTCCTCTGGTAGATTGCGGCGGGAGTTTGGAGTTTTGCCACCAGGTGATATTCGCAACTGTTTAGCGGCAATGGCTGATGAAGAAAAATTATTAACTGAACTTTTCCAATATCGTTTCAGTGTAGGTGACGGGCTGACAGGTCATAGCTTTGGTAATTTATTTTTGACTGCTCTCAGTGAAATTACTGGCGATTTAGAACGGGCAGTGGCTGCTAGTTCTAAAGTTTTAGCAATTCGCGGGCAAGTATTACCAGCAACTCTCAGCGATGTCAGGTTGTGGGCAGAATTGGATGATGGTACGAGAATTGAGGGAGAATCTTGTATTGGTGAAGCGAAAGGTAGAATTGCCAAAATTGGTTGTTTGCCAGCAAATCCCCCAGCGTTACCAGGTGCGATTAAGGCGATTCAAGAAGCTGACTATATAATTATGGGACCAGGCAGCCTTTATACAAGTGTGATTCCCAACCTATTAGTACCAGAAATTGCAGACGCGATCGCACTCACAGATGCACCTTGTATTTACGTCTGTAACATTATGACCCAACCAGGGGAAACCACTGGTTACTCAGTTGCTGACCATGTTCGCGCTATTGATTCAGCCTGTGGTCGGGCTTTATTTGATGCGGTGCTTGTCCATAAAAAATCTCCTTCGGATCGGGCTTTAATTCGTTATGCACAAGGGAACTCCCATCCTGTATTCTTAGATCGTGAAGATGTACTGAAGCTAGGTAGACGAATTGTTCCGGCAAATGTCATGCATGAAGATGAAAAAAACTGCGTCCGCCATGATTCCCAAAAATTAGCAAAGGTACTGATACGATGGTATAGCGGAGCCAAAATTTAA
- the ruvC gene encoding crossover junction endodeoxyribonuclease RuvC has protein sequence MEKLILGIDPGLATIGFGAIACNQEPSKIHDTTNITPNGSPVSMLDFGVIRTSAKVEMGERLCTIFDDLHTLIGEIKPDLVAIEKLFFYRMGNTILVAQARGVIMLVIAQHKLPYVEFTPAQIKQALTGYGNADKGEVQAAVAQELDLEEIPKPDDAADALAVALTAWYQIGC, from the coding sequence ATGGAAAAGCTAATTTTAGGAATTGATCCAGGGCTAGCGACTATCGGGTTTGGAGCGATCGCGTGCAACCAAGAACCAAGTAAAATACATGATACAACCAATATTACACCCAACGGCAGCCCCGTAAGTATGCTGGATTTTGGTGTGATTCGCACGTCAGCCAAGGTGGAGATGGGTGAACGTCTATGTACTATATTTGATGACTTACACACGCTGATTGGCGAAATTAAGCCCGATTTGGTTGCAATCGAAAAACTATTTTTTTATCGCATGGGAAATACCATATTAGTTGCTCAAGCACGGGGTGTCATCATGTTAGTGATTGCACAGCACAAACTCCCTTATGTGGAGTTTACTCCAGCCCAAATTAAACAGGCTTTAACCGGATACGGAAATGCTGATAAAGGGGAGGTACAAGCTGCTGTAGCCCAAGAACTGGATTTGGAGGAAATTCCCAAACCTGATGACGCTGCTGACGCTTTAGCTGTTGCTTTGACTGCATGGTATCAAATTGGTTGTTAA
- a CDS encoding hybrid sensor histidine kinase/response regulator: MISNPDKILVVDDSPDNVYLIKNILEGEGYIVTTAENGFTALEKITESKFDLVLLDLMMPEMDGYEVTLHIRENKELQFMPILIITAHDTPNVAQGLDLGADDFIRKPVTVDELLARVRSLLRLKHSIDERDEIARQREDFVSRLTHDLRTPLVAAERTLDLLQEGALGELSPQLLEIIGIMARSNTNLLAMVNTLLEVYRFDAGRKTLAFQPVVLSQLLAEVAGELAPLAQSKGLEIQFDFSVENQASKILGDRLELHRLFTNLLGNAIKFTDKGMVTLRLKTIPTRKPSIIIEFADTGVGISAEEQINLFERFRQGSHKRMGSGLGLYLSRRIVEAHQGKIQVKSELGKGSIFLISLPMDQSDLVDEKI, from the coding sequence ATGATTTCTAACCCTGACAAAATTCTAGTTGTCGATGATTCTCCAGATAATGTGTATCTCATCAAAAATATTTTGGAAGGAGAAGGTTATATCGTTACCACGGCAGAAAATGGTTTTACTGCTTTGGAAAAAATTACTGAATCAAAATTTGATTTGGTACTCTTGGATTTGATGATGCCAGAAATGGATGGATATGAAGTCACTCTGCATATCCGTGAAAATAAGGAATTGCAATTTATGCCAATTCTAATTATTACCGCCCATGATACGCCAAATGTTGCACAGGGATTAGATTTGGGTGCGGATGATTTTATTCGTAAACCCGTAACAGTGGATGAATTGTTAGCGCGGGTACGCTCTTTGTTACGTCTGAAACACAGTATTGATGAACGTGATGAAATTGCCCGTCAGCGTGAAGATTTTGTTTCTCGTCTCACTCACGACTTACGCACCCCCTTGGTAGCTGCTGAGAGAACGCTAGACTTGTTACAGGAGGGGGCTTTGGGGGAATTGTCCCCACAGTTGCTAGAAATTATTGGAATTATGGCACGTAGTAATACTAATTTACTAGCAATGGTGAATACTTTATTAGAAGTTTATCGGTTTGATGCTGGACGCAAAACTTTAGCTTTCCAACCTGTAGTTTTAAGCCAATTACTAGCAGAGGTAGCAGGTGAATTGGCACCATTAGCACAATCAAAAGGATTAGAGATTCAATTTGATTTTTCTGTTGAAAATCAAGCTAGTAAAATTTTAGGCGATCGCTTGGAACTTCACCGACTATTTACCAATTTGCTTGGTAATGCCATCAAGTTTACAGATAAAGGGATGGTGACTCTACGTCTCAAAACCATTCCTACTAGAAAACCAAGTATCATTATCGAATTTGCAGATACAGGTGTGGGAATTTCTGCTGAAGAACAAATAAATTTGTTTGAAAGGTTTCGTCAAGGCAGTCATAAACGGATGGGTAGTGGTTTAGGTTTATATCTTTCGCGGCGAATCGTTGAAGCACATCAAGGTAAAATTCAAGTAAAATCAGAATTAGGAAAAGGAAGCATTTTTCTAATTAGTTTACCAATGGATCAGTCAGACTTGGTAGATGAAAAAATCTAA
- a CDS encoding aldehyde dehydrogenase, producing MLAESSIAETVSLQRSFFATGKPKNIDFRIEQLKKLKEVIKQSAESIFTAVNADLNKPMFEAYTSELGAITQEIDYALKHIKAWTKIQKKPVSLSLQPASAEICPEPLGVVLIISPWNYPFALSITPLVGAIASGNCAIIKPSELAPHTSKLIAEIITKNFPSEYITVVEGGVSTSQELLKQKFDHIFFTGGTAVGKIIMEAAAKHLTPVTLELGGKSPCIVDEDVNIEVAAKRITWGKFMNSGQTCIAPDYIFVHKNVKQDLCKYIKQSIQEFYGENPIESPDYGRIIGKKHYQKLASLLTGDILVGGESNEDELYIAPTIIDHVTWEDEIMQDEIFGPILPIMEYSDIETAISQINSRPKPLALYIFSQDKNFQTKILQETSSGGVCINDTIKQVGGSSLPFGGVGDSGIGSYHGKASFDTFSHYKSILKRPFYLDLKILYPPYEGKLSLLKKLLG from the coding sequence ATGCTAGCTGAATCATCAATCGCAGAAACGGTTTCTCTACAAAGAAGTTTTTTTGCTACGGGAAAACCTAAAAATATCGACTTTAGAATTGAACAATTAAAAAAACTTAAGGAAGTAATTAAACAATCAGCAGAAAGTATCTTCACGGCTGTGAATGCTGACTTAAACAAACCCATGTTTGAAGCCTATACTTCCGAACTTGGGGCAATTACCCAAGAAATAGATTATGCTCTCAAACACATCAAAGCCTGGACAAAAATTCAGAAAAAGCCTGTATCACTTTCCCTGCAACCAGCTTCAGCCGAGATTTGTCCAGAACCCTTGGGAGTAGTTTTAATTATCAGTCCTTGGAACTATCCCTTCGCACTGAGTATAACGCCGTTGGTGGGCGCGATCGCATCGGGCAACTGTGCCATAATTAAACCCTCGGAACTTGCACCCCATACTTCTAAGTTAATCGCCGAAATTATTACTAAAAACTTTCCTTCAGAATATATTACCGTTGTGGAAGGTGGAGTTTCAACCAGTCAAGAACTACTTAAACAAAAATTTGACCACATATTTTTCACAGGTGGTACTGCTGTTGGTAAAATCATCATGGAAGCAGCCGCCAAACACCTAACTCCCGTAACTTTAGAATTGGGTGGTAAAAGTCCCTGTATTGTTGATGAAGATGTCAATATCGAAGTCGCGGCAAAACGCATCACTTGGGGCAAATTTATGAATTCTGGACAAACTTGTATTGCTCCAGATTATATTTTTGTTCACAAAAATGTTAAGCAAGATTTATGCAAATATATCAAACAATCTATCCAGGAATTTTATGGAGAAAATCCAATTGAAAGCCCTGATTATGGTAGGATAATTGGCAAAAAACATTATCAAAAATTAGCCAGCTTGCTAACTGGAGATATTCTTGTCGGTGGTGAAAGCAATGAAGATGAACTTTACATAGCCCCTACAATAATCGATCATGTCACCTGGGAAGATGAAATCATGCAAGATGAAATATTTGGTCCTATCTTGCCAATTATGGAATATAGCGATATCGAAACAGCTATTTCCCAAATTAATTCTCGCCCGAAACCACTGGCACTCTATATATTTTCTCAAGATAAAAACTTTCAAACTAAAATTCTTCAGGAAACTTCATCCGGGGGTGTCTGTATTAACGACACAATTAAGCAAGTTGGAGGATCATCTTTACCTTTTGGCGGTGTGGGTGACAGCGGTATTGGTAGTTATCACGGAAAAGCTAGTTTCGATACTTTTTCACATTACAAAAGTATTCTCAAACGACCCTTTTACCTAGATTTAAAGATACTTTATCCCCCTTATGAAGGTAAGTTATCTTTACTTAAGAAGCTTCTCGGTTAG
- the argJ gene encoding bifunctional ornithine acetyltransferase/N-acetylglutamate synthase — MADWHEISGGVTAPRGYRAAGIKAGLKPSGLPDLALILSDVDAIASGVFTTSYVKAACVDYCREQLQKKQVTRAILCNAGQANAATGEQGMRDAIESATLLAKELQISPDLVLIASTGVIGQRIKMDPLRSGIPKLVAALSETGSDNAAGAIITTDLVTKSISLETTIGDRSVRIGGIAKGSGMIHPNMATMLGFVTCDAAVSPHLWQQMLSRAADRSFNSITVDGDTSTNDSLIALANGQSRTPAITEMGAEAEKLESMLTAVCQHLAKAIARDGEGATCLIEVQVTGATDEAAARQVAKTIVSSSLFKSAIFGHDPNWGRIAAAAGRAGVVFDQEQLRIQLGNFLLMDHGQPLPFDKGAASAYLKEIAEPYTAVAAGNGKPQSVNNPVVVKVSLGNGKGTGKAWGCDLSYDYVKINAEYTT; from the coding sequence ATGGCAGACTGGCATGAGATTTCTGGTGGAGTAACTGCACCTAGAGGCTACCGTGCAGCCGGGATTAAGGCAGGATTGAAACCTTCAGGATTACCCGACTTAGCATTAATTCTCTCCGACGTTGACGCGATCGCATCTGGAGTTTTTACCACAAGTTACGTGAAAGCAGCCTGTGTGGACTACTGTCGAGAGCAATTACAAAAAAAACAAGTAACTAGGGCAATCCTCTGTAATGCGGGACAAGCGAATGCAGCCACCGGAGAACAGGGAATGCGTGATGCCATCGAAAGCGCGACTTTATTGGCAAAAGAATTACAGATTTCCCCCGATTTAGTTTTAATCGCTTCCACGGGAGTAATCGGACAACGGATAAAAATGGATCCACTGCGGAGTGGAATTCCCAAATTAGTCGCAGCACTTTCGGAAACAGGTTCCGATAATGCGGCAGGGGCAATCATTACCACCGACTTAGTAACAAAAAGTATTTCATTGGAAACCACAATCGGCGATCGCTCAGTGAGAATTGGTGGTATAGCTAAAGGTTCGGGGATGATTCACCCAAATATGGCGACAATGTTGGGATTCGTGACTTGTGATGCTGCGGTTTCTCCCCATCTCTGGCAACAAATGTTAAGCCGTGCAGCAGATCGCAGTTTTAACTCCATTACCGTTGATGGTGACACTAGCACCAACGATAGTTTAATAGCCTTGGCAAATGGACAATCACGCACCCCAGCCATTACAGAAATGGGAGCAGAAGCCGAGAAATTAGAATCAATGTTAACGGCAGTCTGTCAACATTTAGCCAAAGCGATCGCGCGTGATGGAGAAGGGGCAACTTGTCTGATTGAAGTCCAAGTAACAGGGGCAACAGATGAAGCCGCAGCTCGTCAAGTAGCAAAAACCATTGTCAGTTCGTCTCTATTTAAATCGGCAATTTTTGGACATGATCCAAACTGGGGAAGAATTGCCGCCGCCGCTGGACGCGCTGGAGTCGTGTTTGACCAAGAACAATTACGGATACAACTTGGTAATTTTTTACTTATGGATCATGGTCAACCACTACCATTTGATAAAGGTGCGGCTAGTGCATATCTCAAAGAAATAGCCGAACCCTACACAGCAGTCGCAGCAGGTAACGGCAAACCGCAATCTGTAAATAATCCCGTTGTTGTTAAAGTTAGTCTTGGCAATGGCAAGGGAACAGGAAAAGCTTGGGGTTGTGACTTGAGTTATGACTACGTAAAAATCAACGCTGAATATACAACTTAA